In Sphingobacterium sp. SYP-B4668, the sequence AAATGCAACTTCGACGACTACAGCAACTTCACCAACTATCTATCGGATAAAATTGAAAAAAGATTTGAAGAATTTCGTCTCACCAACGGTATCGTGTCTGGAGAATTTGAATATACGGTCAAATTATCGTCGGACGGAGAGCCAAGGTCTACTGAATTTCAAAAACGAATTGATGACCACGATACGCAAGTCTTGCTGATGAGGGTGGTGAACGATGTGCCTTACTACTTTCCCTCACTAAAGGATGGACAGCCTGTGAATGACAATATTGTGGTTTCCGGGAGATTAGAGAAAAATGCTACTGGAGGGGTAGATGTCCACTCCTTGGTGATTAAGAGACCTGCTGAAGGCTAATGCAGCCTTTCAAATTATTTTATAATTTTCTATTTATAGCGTTCGGAAAAGGGTCAGTTTCTTTTATATAAAAGAAAGATTATCTAAGTTTGCACAATATTGTTAATAATGAAATTTCACAAAGAAGGTTATACCAGTTTAGCTATCGTCGTATTTGTTATTTTTGTAGCCAGTGCGCTTGCGGATTATTATGATGCTCCTACTGCTGTTAAGTGGATCATTTATATCGTGTCAGCATTCCTTTTTATTACTATTGTACAATTCTTTAGAAGTCCAATCCGTCATATCACGGTTGATGACGGTATCATCCTATGTCCTGCGGATGGAAAGGTCGTTGTCATCGAAGAGACAACGGAAGAAGAATACTTCAAGGACAAACGTATACAGGTATCGGTATTCATGTCGCCTATTAACGTACATTCGAACCGAAATCCTGTAGGTGGAATCGTCAAATATTTTAAATACCATCCTGGAAAGTTCTTAGTGGCTTGGCACCCGAAGTCATCGACTGAGAATGAGCGCACGACAACTGTTGTGCAAGCGAAGAATGGACAGGAAGTGCTTTTTAGGCAAATTGCTGGCGCTTTGGCTCGGAGGATCGTATGGTATGTTAAAGAAAACGATGCGGTAATCCAAGGCGAGGAATTTGGGTTTATCAAATTTGGATCACGTGTAGACGTGTTCTTACCCCTAGGCACTAAGATTGAGGTCAATCTTGAAGACAAGGTCGTGGGTGGCAAAACAATAATCGGGAGATTTTAACATAGATTTAATAAAGCATTACTTATCTTAGGCTTCGAAAGTATTTCGAAGCTTTTTTTATGAATTTTAAACTACTCGTTCTCATTAATGCTGCCGCAGTAGGCCTTTCTATTGCTATTGTCAGTTTCTATTACCAACATGACCTCATCGCGGCCCTTATCACCT encodes:
- a CDS encoding phosphatidylserine decarboxylase family protein produces the protein MKFHKEGYTSLAIVVFVIFVASALADYYDAPTAVKWIIYIVSAFLFITIVQFFRSPIRHITVDDGIILCPADGKVVVIEETTEEEYFKDKRIQVSVFMSPINVHSNRNPVGGIVKYFKYHPGKFLVAWHPKSSTENERTTTVVQAKNGQEVLFRQIAGALARRIVWYVKENDAVIQGEEFGFIKFGSRVDVFLPLGTKIEVNLEDKVVGGKTIIGRF